The DNA sequence atcAACTTATGAAAGGAGTTAGAGTTCAATCCCAACCAATTTAGAGTAAGAAAAGAATTCACAGAACGGGCACGTAGGTAAAATAGAACAAGGCTATCCACTTTAATCAACTTTTACAGATTAAAGTTCAAATTAACCTCTAGACAACCTAATGTTGCCCACCTGGCATGCAATAAACAATGGGTCAGAGGTAGCAAGACTATTCTCAACCTTATCAATCCTAAATCAACCTATTGGTACAATTCAAAGcccttataattaaaaaaattcaccaGCACCTTGGAAAACATCAAGTTAAACCTTGACATGAAAGTTAATTTGCAATGTGTAAACCACAATTAGTCACACAATTAAATATATCCTTGAAAGATATTGTCGTATTGGTAAACAAATACACAAAAATTTGAAGACAGACAAATAGAAAACCTTCCAAATCCAATATAAGTTCTTAACTATGCATTGTCAGGATAACACCTCGAATGAAAATATGAATCCATAGTAGAAAAAGTATGTGAAACCTCAAAGGCAATAGACATTTCAAATCAGCACATACCAGCATGTTTATGATCCGTGGTGGTACGATTTGAAAACCCACATGTGAGACAATGTTAGGATTTAACAGTTTATAAATCAATCCAAACCCAGATCAAGCTGAGTCCTAGACTAACGATTATGAATAACAATTTTTATCTTGTAGCTAACAGATCATATATAAGCAAAAATGATACATTTCCACCTTGGAAAGtcaaacccagaaatccaatggagagagagagagggagatagagatagaaagagatagagagtgagagagacagaCTCACGGAGTCATGATGGAGGTAGAGACTTAGGGAAAGGTCGACGTCGACGGAGATGCGGCGGCGGCAATGGGGTTGCGGCGAGGAGGCACGGACGGATTTAGGGTTCCTTTACGCTGCGTAacgagagagaaaggagagagagagagagcgcgaaAGATTCGGGCGGGGGGGTTCGTTTAGGAATCGTAAAAGGATCCAGGTACTGGGTTTAAAACCCAATACCCGAGTTTGTAACTCGCATCTGGGCCAGATAAGTCTGAATTTTCCAACCCAAATTCCGGCCCATATTTAATTCGAGCCGAAATCCAAAATCGGAtcctcatttttcaaattttagatcGAGCCGAAAAAAAAATCCGAAATAGTCTTAAATGCAACCGAGGCCTAATTTTCTGCTCATCATTAATTTTTGCGGGGATTTGACTTTGGTCCAATGAACAGAAGCGCCTGCAATAAATgattaaagagagagagagcaaggcATGGAGAGAAGGCACTTTGGGCGAGAAAACCAAGACGTGTGGGGGCTGGTCTTGGCGTTGCGTGCAGCCAGAaaggtattttaatttaaaaaaaatcttcacaacctcctatcTCCTTCACAATAATCTGTCTCCTTCACACGTGGGATCCTTTTCACCTTCACAATAATCTGTCTCCTTCACACGTGGGATCCTTTTCACCTTTAGGCACCATTTTGAAAAAGTCATAAGGTGTCTCCATCTCACACGTGGCGACTTCTGCCACGTCATCACATCGGTAACGTAAATATTTCGAAAAAGCATATTCAAATTTTACCCAATCCCAAACGGTCGGATACTCAGTCTGGACCCCAATCATGGCCGTTGAATCTTTCATCATGCTCTCCCTTTAACCTCTAATGTCCGAAACTTAACCCCATCTCTCGAAGATACTGCGTTTTTTTCACTGAAAGAATCTATTCGACACAGAGACTGGCATTTCCTTCCacaagacagagagagagagagagtgaagtttgatttttgaatttgattgcGATTGTTATATATAGTCTCTCCGTGTCTTGTAGTGGTAAAGCTCGAATACTTTGTGGGTTTTTCAAACGTGGGGCGGCTTCCTCTTCTTCTATAGGTTGAAGATTCCCCTGTATATTTTTCttggggttttttttcttttaatgattcTGACCGTCCGATATCTGTTTCTTCGTTACGAAATAAAAATGAGCGGTGGCTATCTCTGATTTTGAGATACTGTTTTCTTGTCTGGTGTTTTGAAAGTGAGTGGGAGAGAGTTTTTGAATATCCTTCTGTTGTTTGATTGCTGATTTTGGAAGCACTGCTGGGTTTTCATTTACTGAGGAGAGAGATATTTGAAGTTAAGATATGCATTTCCGAGTTACAGCTtcgagagaaagagaggtttGAAGATGAAGCTATAGTGGGTTGCTTTCTGAGTAAAAAGGGACAAGCTTCTGAGTTTCTGAGTCTTAAAGGTTGGTTCTTGAAGCCGTATTTGCTTGCTTTCTTTGATGCCAACTTCAGAAAAATGTGatttcgttttctttttgttctttccttttacttttgaattttagaaattaatttgcTTTCTTGATGCTTCAGAATAATAGCTGGTTTTTAATCATTACTCCTTTCTTTTTCTGCCCTTTCTCCTTATAGAACCAGCTCGTAGAGATAGGAACGCACTGTTTGGTGGCTGTTAATAGTCGGAGAATCCTAAAAGTTAAGGAAAGTCAAGTCAAtttgcggaaaaaaaaaatatatatcttatttttcgtaataatttattattttcttgagattttctttttcctgtgtGGCTTGTccatttcaattaaataaatacactCAGTGAAATACATGTTTAGATGGAGACGCCTGTCTTCTATTCGAAggaaagtctctctctctcaaccagGAAGGTCCATTTCTGAGGAGAAAAATGGAAATACAGCTAAGAGGAATCTTAACCGTTGAATATACAGCTAAGACCAAAGTTCTCCCTACCTCCGAAGAAATCTTAACCGTTGAATATAGATCAGGATCAACTTAGCAAAAAACTCAGTAGAGATATCTGGTATCGTATTCGCGATCTTCTGGTTGGAAAGTAGAGTTGTATCATTAGTTTGTACTTTCCGAAAATCCCCTCATATATCATTGCATTTCTAAGTCTACATAGTATGACAATGGTTGGGctaattttggaatttgaagTAGTAATCTGCCGACGTTTTCTTAATTGGACGGCACGGGCTGGCCGATAAAAGTAACTTCTTTCGTTATCAATGTCCAATGACAACGTTTTGAATAAtcaattctaattttattttgatataattttttacattctgaACTCTTTTTTAATGAGCACTTGCTATAAAGCAGTGTGAAAAAACTCGTGGGGCATCTTTAGGTACTTCGATATAGTTGGTCAGGTcttgttttcagaaaaataagtTTCTTGTGATCATACAAGATTCTCGAAGCTCTTGATGTTGTCCCATTTGTTGTTTTGTGTGTTCTTTTATCAAAATCTCTGATTTTTATACTGCAGGCTTAATCTTTAATTCATGTGTTTCCGATTGCAACCGCTCCACTGCCATCTAATTTTTctatgaaaatatcatttccttACTGTGTTTTCTCATCTGGATTGTTAGCTCACAGGCCTTGGCTTTCTCATTATTCCGTTTGTCACAGCTCTGGCAACGAATTTGATCGATAAGAGACATTGAAATCATGGTGGAAGATAGTGCAATTAAGGTTTTGGCTGACACCCAGTCAGCTGAAGAGTGGTTATCTCATGCTCAAGGGCTTGTTCCAGTGGCACTTAATAAGGCTAGGGAGGTAAAAGTTTTTCCTGGTAGGTGGAAGATGATAATATCAAAACTGGAGCAGATCCCAGCACGTTTATCAGACTTGTCAAGCCACCCTTGCTTCTCAAAGAATGCACTTTGCAAGGAGCAATTGCAGGCCGTATCGAAGACGTTGAAGGAAGCGATTCAATTGGCTGAGTTATGTGTTGAGGAGAAGTATGAAGGCAAGCTTAGGATGCAGAGTGACTTGGATGCTTTGTCAGGGAAATTGGACTTGAATTTGAGGGACTGTGGGCTTTTGATCAAGACTGGAGTTCTTGGAGAGGCTACTTTGCCTCTATCTGTAGGTGTTTCTTCAGCCGAACCAGAGGCTGCATCTCATAGCAATATAAGGGAATTACTCGCGCGGCTTCAGATCGGGCACTTGGAAGCAAAGCACAGGGCTCTTGACAACCTTGTTGAAGTAATGAGAGAGGAGGAAAAGAATGTTTTAGCTGTTTTGGGCCGGAGCAATATTGCTGCTTTAGTTCAATTGCTCACAGCAACATCTCCACGAATCCGGGAGAAGACAGTCTCTCTAATTTGCTCGCTGGCAGAATCTGGGAGTTGTGAGAGTTGGCTTGTCTCAGAAGGAGTTCTGCCTCCTCTGATTCGGCTTGTTGAGTCAGGTAGCTCTGTGGGCAAAGAGAAGGCTACAATTTCACTTCAAAGGTTGTCCATGTCTCTGGAAATAGCTCGTGCAATTGTTGGGCATGGTGGGGTTCGTCCACTGATTGAGATCTGTTCAACTGGTGATTCTGTTTCACAGGCTGCGGCTGCTTGTACTTTGAAGAATATATCAGCTGTCCCAGAGGTAAGACAAATTCTAGCTGAAGAAGGGATTGTAAGGGTTATGATCAATCTTCTTGATTGTGGCATGCTTTTGGGTTCCAAAGAATATGCAGCAGAGTGCTTGCAGAATCTCACCTCCAGCAACGATAATCTAAGGAGGTCTGTTATTTCAGAAGGTGGTGTTCGGAGCCTATTGGTTTATCTGGATGGTCCACTGCCCCAAGAATCTGCAGTTGGGGCATTAAGGAATTTGGTTGGCTCGGTTTCTACGGAAGTATTGGTTTCACTTGGTTTCCTGCCCCGGATAGTTCATGTGCTTAAATGTGGATCTCTGGGTGCACAACAAGCTGGTGCAATGGCAATCTGTCGGATTTGTACCACAACAGAAATTAAGAAATTGGTTGGTGAAGCTGGATGCATTCCTCTGCTTGTCAAGATGCTTGAGGCTAAATCAAATGGTGTTAGAGAGGTTGCTGCACAAGCAATTTCAAGCTTGATTATCCTTTCCCAGAACTGCAGGGAAGTTAAGAGGGATGACAAGAGTGTGCCGAGTTTGGTACAATTGCTTGACCCAACTCCACATAACACTGCAAAAAAGTATGCAATTTTCTGCCTTGGATCTCTTTTTTCAAGTAAGAAATGTAAGAAGCTGATGATCTCATATGGAGCAATTGGATATCTTAAAAAACTCACAGAAATGGACATCCCTGGTGCCAAGAAACTGCTGGAGCGGTTAGAAAGAGGAAAACTAAGGAGTTTGTTCAGCAGAAAATAGAAGCAAATTGCAAGTGTCTTTTGTATAATGGTGTCCTCGCCCCCTATTTCTTTCTCTTAGTTTTTTATGTTAGTTGTTTCATTGTCTATATGAAACAAAGTTGTTTATGATATGAACTTGGAATGCGCAAGCTTGCTATTCCATGCAATCAAtgttctattattaatttatggtCTCTATATGTTGCTTTTGCATATTTCCTCCTTTCCTTCCTCATATTTACTGTTACAGAAGATATGTTCGTGGTTATTCTAAGGTGATGATTGTCTGGCTTTATGATTTATCTGAATCAAAGGTAAGCTTTTCTGAAAGCTTTTGTGGAAGGATATTGATGCTGTTCATGAAATCACCTGTATTTGTAACGTGTGATGCACCATCTTTGTTGGTAGAAAATAGAGGATTTTTAACATTGGAGTAGGACAGGCAGCTCGAATTTGGGCTTTTGAAGCCTGCATTACAACAGTGCGTCTAATTTACTGAAAGGGGGTTTGTACCTGCCACCACTTAGGTATTCAATGCTTCAAAATGCTGCTACTGAGCTTCCCTTCAAAATGAACTAAACTTTCTCCTCAAGGGTTATGATTTTGGTGTTGAATTCTAACATGTGGAATTTACTTTGAGCATTTTTCAAACATTGctttacatgcatgcatatatgtagAAGTTCCACATACTTTGTAATGTCCCCATCATAATTATactttgtattttgttttgaacccAGCCTAAAAATCCTATTGGGAGATGCTTCCAAAACCTTATTTATCAAGCTTTGGATATGACGTGGTAAAGATGGGGGCTATCTTACTTTCTTCGGATTGCAACCCAAAGATTAAAGAAACCAAAATGACATCATGGAATATATATGGTTGTTTCATGTTTGTTATAAAGCAGATAGAGCACTGACTCTGAGAGCATTATTGGTGGCCGGATGGAGCACTGACTCTGAGAGTACTATTAGTCTcttttcaacaacatcaaataagaGACTcaacaaatattacaaatctatcactattctattaaaatattaattttaacatttttatttatttataattataattataatttgaagatttatttattatttaaaaggtACACACGTGTagattctaattgtaatttgagaaatgatacttgcagtcgtgagtgtgcaagtgtcgtgcagtcgttttgaaaaaagtgaataaatacaggactcacatgaaaagaaattaattttttaatagtaaatttcacttttttaaaacgactgcacgacgtttgcacattccacgactgtatgtatcattactcagAACATTATTTTTTCCAGACACTGATCTTTCAAAAACCCACGGCCAACATTCTTTCTCCACATGCATCAGAAACCCACAGCTAGAAAAATGCAGGCCATCCCTCCAAAAGGAAGCCATCCCAGAAAAATGGAGGCCAGAAACCCACCCATGCTTGTCTCTCAGACTCCGTGAAGGCCATCCCAGAAAATAGAGTCGACgaaccagaaaaataaaagacagaaaaaggaaaaatgatgtGGCTTACGGTGGCGATTGTAGGAGTCGACAGCATTCGGCGGTTGCAGCTGTTGGAGTTCAAATGAAAGAGAGGAAAGCAGCAGGCAGAGCACAATTTTTCTCCAATTTTCCTTCTTGCGTGGAAGAACAAAGGTAGCGAGAAGGAATTATTTATTCTCCAAATAATATTTAGCCAGCCTCTTGGCTAGCCAAATTTGGCCAACCAAAGAACCTTAGGttataattattgttcatttgtTGAGTTCATTACAATGGTTTATTGTGCACCttagctaaattttaattttgttgagccCACTACTAATGTTCTCTGCTTTTGGTATCAGATAACTACTatagacacaaagagattacacagaataaattcttaaattgatgtggctttatgaaatatgttatatttactttataataaaagtaattttacaatctgacgtattatatcaagtcacatcaatttgtaagtttatttttgtataattacttTGCGGTTAAATTGCTTTTCTTGGTACCATTTTACTCCATCCACCATACATCAACCCTGAAGCTAAATAGCAACCCACGTAATCAGCCTGACTCTTAAATAGCAACACACATAATCAGCAaaccagcgggggctgtagcacgatccttaCTCTAACCACCATACATCAATCCTTGTCAATTTGTACTGAAGAGTATTTGAATGGCAGTAATGGAAAATCCTACCAAAACTCTGGACTGAAGCGTATTTAGATTAAGGGAAAACTTGGAGGTCGGTCCGTCTGTTCTTCTTCAATAAACAGCCCTCCACGTTAGCcttctattttacatattatgCATTTGCTTACACCCGATCAACATCTCATACCACCCTCTCGTGCCCCCCTATCACTTTCTTCATCTTCCACTCCATCCCAACCCAAACTCAGATCTCGACCCCACACTCATCCTCAACGACAACTCGACCCCCTGAGCCAGGTGACGGAGCTCGACCCCTAGAGAATTTTTCACAGTCCTCCCGTTTTCTCATTGTTGCTCTCTCTATCCTCTCCATTACAATTAAAAATTTCGCtgttatgttttgatttcattGGTTGTGGGTATTAGCTAATATCAGATTTCGGCCGCACAGGCCAAGTGACTCCCATCATCTGTGCGGCACTGCATGCTGCGAATCTAAGTAATGGAATCAAACTAAATCGTAAGCTTGGACTTGCTCCTGAAATTCTAGAAGATCTGTCCACCTCATAAAGAAAGCAGTCTCGATTCACAAGCATTGAGAGAGGAATAAGAAGGACAAAGATTCCAATTTTAGGTTGATTTTGGTTGAGAGCGGGATCCATCGCCTAGCTCGCTACTACAAGAAGACAAAGAAGCTGCCATGTATGGACATATGAATCTACCACAACTAGCACTCTTGTGGCTTAGGAAAAATTTGGTTGAAAAAGTTTTGGATGCTCCCATGGATGTGTTCTTGGACGAGGAACTTTTAGtttgcaatgttttttttttttgggtcaaatTGTGATGCAAAGAACTTTGTCAGGATAAATATTATGGTGGAACAATTTGAAGATCCTTTACCACCCGGTGTTGCTTCTCCCAtatctttttagttttgtttggaATGGATTGGTGGCGGCAACGAAATGTTCTCTATCGTTGTTCATGGTGTTGTGAAGTGGGGAAGGGGTTTCGGTGGAGAAGACacgggttcaagggatttctgAAGTGGGGGaacttttctcttttcatttgtgAGTTTGTGTATTGTGTATTTTCCCCACTTTCTGATGTGGCTTTATGTTATTGGTGGGTTGTTTTTCTCCCATTACTAGTTAGGCTGCTCCAAAGTGTTTcacttagataaaaaaaatgctatggaaagaagaaaataacaaatgagTTCCGCTTTAATAACAAATGAGTTGCTAAGGCTTTAATAGCCTCAAATAGAATTTTGCCACATCAGCAATCCCACACAAAAACCATAAGGATCACATTGgatgaaatcaaaatttctCCACAAACCAGTTCCATCGACACAAAAACCACTCAACCTCAGTCAAAACTTTGAGCCCCTCACAAAATTCAGATCGCCGCGTTGGCTGCAAGATCCGTCGCCCACCGCCACATAACTTTATTTGCGTTGCCCACTAGTTCCGTTGCCCACCATCTCCATCTGGGTCTCTGTTTTATTTGAAGTGATAAATTTTAATGATCTAAGGCTATAATAAGTTGCATCATGAAAGCCACTATGAAGTAGCAGTATTGTGAATGATGTAGTGCATATTTAGAAAACCTGTTCCTTAATTATGTAGAGGACTTCATGCTGAAACTCAAGCTCCTAGGGCtaggaattatacaaaaatctCTCTTGGTTTGTAGTTGAGCTTGACATGGAAAGCTTGTATTTCTAAAGTGAAAAGGGGCTAAAGTAGGTAATAcaaatttggaaataaagaaaaattt is a window from the Juglans regia cultivar Chandler chromosome 7, Walnut 2.0, whole genome shotgun sequence genome containing:
- the LOC108982603 gene encoding uncharacterized protein LOC108982603 yields the protein MVEDSAIKVLADTQSAEEWLSHAQGLVPVALNKAREVKVFPGRWKMIISKLEQIPARLSDLSSHPCFSKNALCKEQLQAVSKTLKEAIQLAELCVEEKYEGKLRMQSDLDALSGKLDLNLRDCGLLIKTGVLGEATLPLSVGVSSAEPEAASHSNIRELLARLQIGHLEAKHRALDNLVEVMREEEKNVLAVLGRSNIAALVQLLTATSPRIREKTVSLICSLAESGSCESWLVSEGVLPPLIRLVESGSSVGKEKATISLQRLSMSLEIARAIVGHGGVRPLIEICSTGDSVSQAAAACTLKNISAVPEVRQILAEEGIVRVMINLLDCGMLLGSKEYAAECLQNLTSSNDNLRRSVISEGGVRSLLVYLDGPLPQESAVGALRNLVGSVSTEVLVSLGFLPRIVHVLKCGSLGAQQAGAMAICRICTTTEIKKLVGEAGCIPLLVKMLEAKSNGVREVAAQAISSLIILSQNCREVKRDDKSVPSLVQLLDPTPHNTAKKYAIFCLGSLFSSKKCKKLMISYGAIGYLKKLTEMDIPGAKKLLERLERGKLRSLFSRK